AAGAAGGCTTGATGCTTTGTCCTCGCGGAGCAGGGCAACTTTGGCACCCTCATTCACGAATACTGTTCCTTTGGCATATTCTTCGGAATATGCAATCCATCGTTTCAGGGTAGAAGCGCCTTCAAGGGGCAGAAATTTGGTTCCCATAGGTTTGTTATCGAGCAGGTCGAGCAATATATTGTTTCGTTTCCCATTTGCAATATGAACCGTAACTCCTGTCTGAGCCAGTTTATGGGCCATTTTGCTTTTGGTAATCATTCCCCCGCGCCCGAACTGGGATTTGTTGCCCGAAACAAAAATATTAAAATTCAGGTTTGTTTTATCAATGACGGGAATAACCATTGATTTGGGGTCTGAAGGATCGCCATTGAACAGGCCATCCACATTGGTGAGAATAATCAGGGCATCCACATCCATCATCGAAGCAATAAGCCCGGCCAGCTCATCATTGTCGGTGAACATCAGCTCGGTCACCGATATGACATCATTTTCGTTTACCACAGGAAGAATATTGTTTTGAAGCAAGGTGGCAAAACAATTGCGCATGTTTAGGTAATGCAGCCGGTCCCGGAAATCTTCCTTGGTCACCAATACCTGGGCGCATTGCAACCCGTGGGGTTCAAGCAGCTCGTTGTAAGTATTAATGAGTTTTACCTGCCCTATGGCTGCAAACAACTGCCTGGTGGATACCGTATCATGAATATTTTCCGGAAGTTTCACCATACTTCTGCCGGCAGCGACTGCTCCTGAAGAAACAAGGATGATTTCTACCCCTTGTTTTTTCAAAAATGCAATTTGGCTGCTGATGTGCCTGAACCTTTCGATATCTTCAAGCCCGTTTTCAAGGGTAAGCACATTGCTGCCTATTTTTATGACTATCCGTTTGTAAGTCATCCTGCTTTAAAAACTTTATTGATTCTGAATGATTAAAGTTCCGAAGATATAAAATTCATGACAAATATCATTATATCATCGGGCATTTATTTCAACCTGTCTAAACAGGTTGGTTGAAATTTCATTAAAAAATGACTTTTTCCCTCCTGTTTTTTTATAGGAATTAAAAAAATAACGCATTTTTTCACCTTTACCTCCCTTATGAACAATTGGCCTACAGCCAAATGTATGACATTAATAAAATATATTAAATAAAATGATGTAGGATATTTTTTTTTTCTACTTTTGCTTCAAATTGTAAAGAGAAATTCGTCTAGGCAAAGATCTTTTTGAATGTGTGTAGTTAACATATATTTATAAGTATCACCTGTTTAAGTTCGAATTTTAAGGAAAAAATTCCTCTTTGGGTTTTCAGTGGAATTGAAACAGGAGGTTTTAAATATTCCGGATTTTTTCCTGTCGTGAACTTACCGAAATTTGATATTTGTTCCCCAGAAAAATGTAGGCTGTGTGTGGTATCCGGGACTTTTATGCCACTGCCTGTAAATGGTGAGGGATAACCAAGGTGATAAATTATTAACCATATTTTCCCGAAAGGGAAACAAGCACTCAGATTTATTCCGCTATTTGGCCATAAAGGCTGTACCTGACAAGGACAAAAAATTCCTGAATTTACAAGATGGAGACCAGGTTTTTGGTTTGTTATTTTATTGAATTCTTTATATATGTTCATTATTGATTTTATGTTCATTATTAATTTAAAGTATTTTTTTTAATTCTATCTATTATGAATACGTTGATGAAACAAAAACTGGGTGGTTTAAGCGAAAGTATTGAAGAATTTTCAGCTAAACTTAACCAGTTGCAAGAACAAGACACTTATACTGTTCTTTGCGATCTCCTCCAAAAACAAATGAAGTCCTTAAGGTATGATCAAATACAGAAAGACGAGGCTGGGAATGTGATCGGTCTGATTAAAGGATTTAAAGATCAGGGCGATATCGTGCTTCTTGCCAATATGGGTGTCGAATTGCAGAATGATTCTCAGGCAAATGGTGAGCATTCGGAAAAAGATAAAACAGGCCTGGCTACCTCCATATTTGCAGGTGGATTAATTAAAAGGTCAATGGCTCCGCTGGATGGTAACCTGATTGTTTGCTGCCTGCCTCAAAAGGAACCTTGTGGCCACCCCATCAAATATCTCTTTAATCATTTTTTGAAAGGAAGAAATATTAAGGGGATAATACTTTGTGAACCAACTGATTTCAATATCAATATTGGGAACAAAGGAAAAATAGAATATGAGATATTGATCAGAGAAAAGGCCGGCAAAGCGCATTTTAAAACTGTAGAATCCACTCAGATTAAGGAAAATTTGATCAGTGAGTTGCAGCATCTTTCCTCCAAACTTCCCAGTGACCATGAATTGGGGAAATCTAGCCTGAAAGTGAGCCATGCCGAATATGGTTCTTCTGAAGTGCTTAGTGGCAACGAAGTTCGTGTAATGGTGGATCGTACCTTCGTGCTGGAAGAAAACACACAGACTATTTTGAAGAATGCAAGAAAGATTGCTCAAAAAGCCTATATAGGTGATAATTCGGCACTCATGCCGAAAGATTTGGAAGAAGGCGATATTCAACTGATAGAATCCAATGTTTATAAGCCTTGGAAAATGGAAAGTCACCATCCTCTGGCCTTACATTCTCTTGAAGTGATGCAGGATAACGACTTACCTGTTTCAATTGGATACTGGCAACATGAAATTACCGATGGCTCCTATACTTATGGAGAACTCGGCTTGCCGACTATTGGATACGGTGCCGGTTATGAGACTGATCAGGTTAAACCGACCATTGAGGATGTGGAAAAATCTATATACGGAACAGCTCTGATTGTATATCGTCATATAGGAATGCCGACCTTTGGTTGGGATGAAAGCGAAATATAAAGAGATTAATGTTAAAATGGAAAAAGAAGAAAGTCAATTGCCAGGTGTAAATATTCTCGTGTTAAATTGTGGCAGTTCTTCTCTTAAGTATCGTATCATCCACATGCCGGGTGAAATCGAGCTTGTTCAGGGAGAAGCTCAAAGGGTAGGAATCAAAACCGATGAGCCATCAAAGATCACACATATTACACACGGCAATAAAAGAGTTATTGAGGGCAATTTGCCTGACCATGTCAGCGCATTTAAAAAGGCCATGGAATTGATTCGTGAGGATGAACAAACTTATCCTGATGTTTACATCGATTGCTTTGGTCATAGGTATGTTAATGGAGGCCGGGCTTATTCAAAGACTACCCGGATCAACTCCAAAGACCTTGAAAATCTGAGGGCAACCATTGGTTTGGCTCCCCTTCATAATCCCATGATTTTCGGGGTGGTTGAAGAATGTGCTAAAAATTATAAAGACAAACCACAGTACATTGTTATTGATAGTGCTTTTCTCTCTACCATTCCTGAAGAAAACGCAACTTATGCCTTGCCTTTGAAGATGACCCAGAAACTGGGACTGAACAAGATAGGCTTTCATGGTATTTCATACCAATATGTAATGCAGCAGGGATGCAAGTTCCTGAACAAAAAGGCTGAAGATTTAAAAATTGTTGCCACTAATTTAGGGACAGGTGGTGCAAGCGTTTGCGCTATTAAAAATGGCGTTGTCATTGATTCTTCAATGGGTTTTACTCCGCTCGAAGGGCTGGTGATGAATACCCGTTCGGGTGATGTG
Above is a genomic segment from Bacteroidota bacterium containing:
- the proB gene encoding glutamate 5-kinase — translated: MTYKRIVIKIGSNVLTLENGLEDIERFRHISSQIAFLKKQGVEIILVSSGAVAAGRSMVKLPENIHDTVSTRQLFAAIGQVKLINTYNELLEPHGLQCAQVLVTKEDFRDRLHYLNMRNCFATLLQNNILPVVNENDVISVTELMFTDNDELAGLIASMMDVDALIILTNVDGLFNGDPSDPKSMVIPVIDKTNLNFNIFVSGNKSQFGRGGMITKSKMAHKLAQTGVTVHIANGKRNNILLDLLDNKPMGTKFLPLEGASTLKRWIAYSEEYAKGTVFVNEGAKVALLREDKASSLLPVGITKTEGSFDKGDIIKVMDEEGHFIALGVSQFSSEKTKSILGKKNQKPLIHYDYLYINHEK
- a CDS encoding acetate/propionate family kinase; its protein translation is MEKEESQLPGVNILVLNCGSSSLKYRIIHMPGEIELVQGEAQRVGIKTDEPSKITHITHGNKRVIEGNLPDHVSAFKKAMELIREDEQTYPDVYIDCFGHRYVNGGRAYSKTTRINSKDLENLRATIGLAPLHNPMIFGVVEECAKNYKDKPQYIVIDSAFLSTIPEENATYALPLKMTQKLGLNKIGFHGISYQYVMQQGCKFLNKKAEDLKIVATNLGTGGASVCAIKNGVVIDSSMGFTPLEGLVMNTRSGDVDIALMFYLMFSNKMSTLDSERLFNKKSGVLSIFKHSSDLRDALHQISHEKNAERAFNMFVNRARRYIGYCSLLLQKPDVLIFTDSLGVEVPKVRGSICKGLECLGLEIDEQLNNAYDGGTADISKKGSHTRILVIPTNEEIMIARETYKQIEHDHSN